TTGGATAACACTTGCTTTTTGCCGTTACATCAAACCCTCTAGGTTTGTCTGTGAATTTTCAAgttgatatttttttcctatttaaccGTAaggttttaaacataaaattgatGAGGGTAGAAACCATGTCGAAATACTTCGTTGCTCTGGCCCTTTGATTAATCATACCAGCTGTAGGTCTCTCTGAAATTGTTGCTGTCAGGCCTCTGATCtgtctcattctttttccttttcttcacgtCCCTCTCAAAGCTAGGTAACGAGGAACAGCAAGAGAAGCTGCTCAGGGAGTGGCTGGACTGCTGTGTGACGGAGGGGGGCGTTCTCGTGGCCATGCAGAAGAGCTCTCGGCGGCGAAATCACCCCCTGGTCACGCAGATGGTGGAGAAATGGCTTGACCGCTACCGGCAGATCCGGCCCTGTACATCCCTGTCTGATGGAGAGGAAGACGAAGATGATgaagatgaatgaaaaaaaaatctgagaacagAAGACCAGGGTATCCGCTCTGTGGGGGACCCCACTTGAGTGTGTTGCTCCAAGCAGAGCACACAGCGTGGAGTGAAGCGAACCTGGCATCTGCTTGGAAGGGTTTCCTCTGATCCACACCCAACAGAGCCGATGTGTCTGCTGCATGAGGAGACAGAGAGCTTTGGACTAcagtttgtaaaaaagaaaaaaactaattttattaagacagaacttttttcctttcagattgtAAATCTGTCTATAAATGTAACGCATGTGGTTGTGTAAGAAGTTGTGTAATAGGACAAGTTGTACCAGCATCTTCATATTATTGAGAAGTTTTTCCAGCATGGGCACCTCCAAAAGCACATGGCAGGTCACTCTTTGTTCCTTTGagataattctttttaaagtagAACCTGGCATTCTACTTCCATCTTAAAAGATCCATTTTACATTCTGTCTCACTAGAGCTCGTTAGAGATTTGGAAACTTTTTGTACAAATTATCCAtagcaaaacataaaaataaaaacaagcttttattttttattagtaatTTAGCTCCTGTTGTGCCCAATAAAATCAAATCTTTAAGGAACAAACTGTAAGGAAAGTCAGAATTTTTTATTGAGTGAACTTCATGTAGACATCGTTCCCTTGTTTGGAAAAGGGTTTTGGTTTctcttattttgtctttttcagtttctgaTAAGCCGCCTTTCAGTATTTaggtatttatttgtttggaaGAGTGCTCTTAAATTGAGGCTTCCTCCACCAGACTCTGGGCAGCAGTCTCCTTATGAGTAGTTACCCCGTGGATGTACATTAGGGCAGCAGTTGGGGAGCTGGCCCACTCGAACTGAATGAATTATGTGAAATCTGCTCACTTGCCTCTGTGGACATTAGACTCCCAAGTTGCTGTGCAGAGGGTctttggattctttatcatcaacTCTGCTTTAAGCAAATTGTGTTAGAAAGGCATGCCTTTGCTTGGGCTAATTGCGAATTTCCGTTCAGAATAGAATAAAGATTTTAAGAATGCAGTAAGGTGGTTAAATGCATTGTATAATGAATTTCTCAGTGAGTAGTCTGAGAATTTTTGCATGTTGGTTAATTGTGGCCATTCTTATTTAAAGTTATAACTATAATCTTAGGTAGAAAAACTTTCTATAAAAAGTATTATTTGACCACTTCAGGTATACATTCAATACTGGGTAAAAATTTCAGACCTATCTCAGGAACACAGAAAGACTTAGTGTCCTGATAAGCACTTTGTAGAGTATTGATGTGGCAAGGAAtttcaaacacacatacacacacactctttccCTTTGATAAAAAGGCTGTGAAAACCTTTAAATATTTGcttcttgttttcttctaagttCTATTTAGATGGTATTGAAATGTGCACAACCTCAGATTTGATGCTGAAAtactaaaaatagtaaaatacctGTGAGATgtcatttctttagttctttcttccctccttgaaAGGTGTTCCCAGGATGAAAGAATCGCTGCTGCTGCATGCTAAAACTtgcaggaaaaatatttgcatttggaTTCCATATAAATGAATTTTGATATAATATTGGTATGTTACTGTTTCAAGGGGCCGATGTTTTCTTACAAAATTGACATTCTGGTTTGCTTTCGTTTTGGACAGTAATTAAGCAAGGATTTAGAAGGCTGCCATTCTGACTACTTAGCATAGCATCCCTGTGAACTTTTTTTCACATGTAGGGAGAATTCTGTAGTGGCCGGACAACCCATTCCGGTTGCGGTTAAGCCAGTTGAAGAAGCCAAAGAGAAAGGTCTGAGGGAGAAGCGTCTGGTGGCTAGGGTCTCCAGGACATTCGGGGAGCTGCAGCTTGGGCTCCGGCCTCCGAGCGCTGTGTCTGCGGAGCGGTGTGTCCCCTGAGGggcctctttatttatttatttatttatggaccAGGGACCCTGGCCAAATCTAGCCTAACAGGTACAGCATTCTTCCCTGTGGGAAAGAactatacgtgtgtgtgtgtgtgtatgtatgactcCAGTTCCTAGGCTCCAGACGGGGTGGAGCTTTAAATGGTTTTCACAGCAGATTGGCTGGTAAAGGCTAACATTTTGGTGAGTCAGCGCTGTGTTAAGCTCTTGAACTATCAAACAGCCATAACTATGGTCCCAAGACAGAATTTGCAGTCCTTTCTCAGATTCCAGGTGGCGGGGTGACAGATGACTCTGGACAGTGATACCTTAACCGAATGGACTTGACTTGACGGTTCCTCTTCTTGGGAGAATGCAGTGTGGTGGTTTCTGTTCTAATTAAAAGCCACGGATTTGGAcctgccttttcatgtttttggctCTTAGGCTCATCCTGTGACAGACTAGTCTGTGTTAAGGGAATACTGCTGTGCGTAGGCAGTTGGGGTCTCCTTGGTGTGCAGATGTCATCCCCGCACAGATTACCCGTTTGACAAGTGGTTATGAAGATGACAGTGAACCGCCGCTCCGCTCCCTGGAGTGATGATATAGGTCAGTAACTATGTGCTCCACCTTGATCCACGTCAGTCAGGtggttttaatgtaatttttcatGGGAGAGTTGGGATGGGACCACCACCTTAAAATGAGTGAGGAGGTTGATGTTTTCAGTTgccatgacttttttttaatggaaagaggCGGGGCAGTTGTAAAGGTGTTTGATATCTGGACTTGTTGGACTTAACCAGCATTTACAAAAGGGATTTAATGCTATTTAAGAAAGGAAGATTCATTAAATCAACTGAAAGTTCTTAACACATGAAAATGACTGATGTTAATTATTTTGCAACATTTCTTTGTAAATATCATTTACAAACAATTTTTTGAGATTCACCTCCCTTCCTGCATTAATGCTTGGGTCAGGTAATTTTACTTTTGggtaaattaaaatcaaaactaaaacttGACCAATTTTGTTTCTTGAATTGCCTTAGTTCTAACCCACCCATTTCTTCCTAAGGATGGACATGTGTGAAGTTTTGGTTTATCACATGAAGTAATTACCAGCATTCTTGAGTCTGGTTATGAAATAGATAGGAAAGTATTGTTAATCTTTGAACCTGGGCATAACGAGTTGGGAAGGGGCTAATTGAAAATGCAGTTAACATCTCGAGAGAACTTTTACATTAGTGAGATGTACTTGAATTTCAAAGCTTAACagaaatttttattactttttattgaaaactGCACTGAACGCTAAATGTCCACCTTTACAATAAACAAATACAGTAACGGTAACTCACactaaaacaaaacatatttctGATAgccattatttttctgtttgggacagttttaaaggttttttttttttgtcacaaaAACAGGAATGTACCTATACAAAGGCTCAAAATAGGCCATCTTTTAAACAAAAAGGCGATGATTCACAAAAGACTATGAATATAACATGTAACTAGTTGATACAAATCTAATAGGATTTGTTAAAATCAGTCACATCTAATAACACACCTGAAGTGTTCTTGTATAAAATATCACGTGAAGAAAAGAAGACTTTATCAATGTCTAAAAAAGTGGGTTTGTTCATAGACAATCTGACAAGTTACCATAAAAAGTGTTTCCTGAGACATAAGGAAATGCAACATTATTCTTCTTGAACCCTTTCAGTTCAAGACTTTCCACTCAATAAAATAGCTGAGGATCTGaaactgagaaaatatatttgagtaCAAACAGCTTGTGAAActtaatacttttttctttttttgcatcatCAGAGGGTTCTACGGAACTCACAATCAACTTGCCCGCTCAGTATGCAGTTCAGATGGGAGAGAATTCTCTGTACAGGAGCCTGTACTGTCTTCAATCCTGTGCTTGCGGTGTCTAACACAGGCAGACAGCTTTCTCCCCATTCTGTAGTAATTTAATCTTCCTATTAGCAAAAGAGGTAACCAGCCCCGTGGACCGAAGGGACTAGAGTCATAGGGTGGGGATttcctcttaatattttattttgatgtttgGAACTCTTGATGCAACATTCTAGAGCAAGGTGTTCAGGACCTCCTGTGCCCAAGGGACTGATAAAGGAAAAAGATCTATTTATTCTTTGTGATTTGATGCACAGATGAAAAACTTAACACACAATAACAGAAGTTGGTCGTTAATAAAGCACGTCCTAGTCTCTTTCAGCGCTTCCGCAAGCAGACGACGACATCTTCAGTTTTCCCACGTCTCGGCTTCTAGCTCTTTTGTGGTTGTAACACTGCAACGTCAATGATGCATATGTCCAGAATCAGTTAAAAAGACTGTCAAATTCCTTTTCtcttagttcatttatttttcactgtctcTTGGTCCCAGGTGTATCTGAATGATTACCTTTCGTCACTCGCTGCTATTGCTCGTTGGGGTGCTCTCGATTGTCCCCGTGTTTTGTGGGCTGGTTGGGAGAGGGAGCTTGGGAGGGATGTGCCACTGTGGGGAGGTTGTGGGTCACCGGGATGCCTCCGGGGATGATCCCTTCCATGGCAGCAGGAAGTCCTCCCGGAGCCACGCCCACAATGCCTGGCGGGTATCTGAGGAGCACACGAGAGAGAGGGCTGGTTAAGTTCAGGGTCAGGAAGTTGCCGACCTCTTGGGCTCTGCCTTTTTTATGgaatatatatctataaatataataatttcttATCTCCAAAGCAAGGAGAAATCCACACAGATGTCAGTGTTTAAATTTCCCAATTCATAAACAGTTGAAACACTAATTTTGTAGCTTTTAGACGACATAACCCATACTAACTGTTTTTGGGCAAACTGGGTTGCATTGGGTAAGCATTTTTGTATGAAACAGACTCGAGTTCTCGGGGTCTATTGTTATCAATGGATCTAATGATTTCCTAacagcatgggcttcccttgtggctcagctggtagagaatctgcctgcaatgcgggagacctgggttcaatccctgggttgggacgatcctcgggagaagggaaaggccaaccactccagtgttctggcctggagaattccatggactgtttgactatacagagtcagacaccactgagcgacttccacttcacTAACAGCATGAAGTACACTTACTAGGTGGGACGGTTGGTCATGTGCTCCTGGTAACCTGAGATGCGGAAGGGTAGCAGGGGAGATGGCGAGCTGGCCGTGGGCTGGAGGCCTGCCCCCTGAAGGTAACCTGGAGGGCAGCTGAAGGTGGGTTCGTCTTATACTGCAGGCACAAGGATGGCTGTGTGTGTATGCGGTGCACAAACGtgactaagtacattcacattttttcaggacAGAAGGTACTTAGGAGGCAGGGGCTTTGGTATTGATCTGAGTAACGCAACCCTTCACACTTGAGGCAAAGGGGATGGTGTTTCCCTCTGGAAGCTATGCTACCCCTCATCGTATGGCCTGTGACAGTGACTCTGGTCATGGACCACCCAAGGGGACTCTTGACAGACAGGATCCCTGTGAGCTGCAAGCCCCTCCAGCACAAGCAGTTTTCCTAGGGGCCAAGGAGCCTTGCTGTGTCCAGAGGAATGATTAGGATGGGACTCTTAAAGGGTACTGGGGAATCCAATCTGGGGCTGGGCTCAAGTGAGGCTTGAAAATGCTTATGAGGAAAAAACACAAGCGGGACTTTATTAGAACCTGTGAAATGTAAATAAAGCCATGGGACCTGGGGAGAAATAGCTCCACCTGCCCAGAGCAGGAGCTTTCATGTACAGGTCCTATTACACGCACTAAATATTTAATCACATCCTGGCACAGTGGTTCAAAGTCTGGATCCTTTAAAATAGGAATTCGAAGTCTAGGCTCTGCCCCAAATTTAAATTTGCTCCACAGAAACcagggatgaggggaggggatggggaccgGATTTCCCGCCAGTGCTTGGCTTTCtgcccccgacccccacccctgGGGAGCAGGGATCTGGCCATTCCTCTCCTCACCTGTATGTGGCACCATTGAGCTCTGGATGAATTGCTTGCTGATCTATTACTGACCAGGGAGCTGTTGTGACAAAGAATTCCTTGTTCACACAGTTTCTTAAGCTCTCTGGGATGCGACCTGGAATAAGATGATTGAAATTAATCATACAATGAAGTTTAAATATTATACTTAGCTGTTTTGGGGGAACAACTACCATGCTagtctacttttaaaaaagacctcctgatgtggaccattttaaaggtCTTGGTTACAATACTgtgtatgttttggttttctggccacaAGGCACATGGGAATCTTTgctcccgaccagggatcaaacccgcacaccctacactggaaggcaaagtctcaaccactaaGTCTCTGACTCATTAATAGGCAGGGCTGGCTCTTAAAATTTCCCAACATATGACCTGTTCCAGGGTCTGAGCCATATGGGTCCCTCAGCCTAACAGAAGGGCGGCTTCCCCTCCAGGCCCGCTAAACTTCACATTGGCTAATACAAAAGGGGACTGGTTTCCTCTGAAAGAAGCATGGCCCagttcattcatatttttttgacTTGACCCCTAAAAGCAATTCCTGCCCACAGCAAGCCCTCTCACCCCTGCGCCTGAGGCCTGCTCACCTGTGATGGCCCGGCGGATCTCGGTGGCGGCTGCCTCCCGCATCTCCAGTGAGGCTTGCTCACTATACCAGGCTGTGTGGGGAGTACAGATGAGATTCGGTGCATCTTTCAAGGGACCCTGAGCAAAGCTGGGTGAACGTACAAAAACACAGGAAATAAGATGAGTGCACATCACTCCCTGTCCGACTGGTCAAAAGGGAGCTTTTTGGCCGTGGGGGATCTTAGCTAATGCAGATAAAACAGGGATTCTGCAGTCTGTTTTCTAGGGGTTTGGGACTTCCAGAACACACTCCTACAACTGCTTTGTAATTACACTGTCAGGAGTACTTGGGAAGAGGAAACTGCTACGGAGGACTGGCCGGCCTGCCTCTCAGCAGGACGGTCGGGCTGTGGACACAGCCTGCTCTCCATCACTATTTTTCTGCCTGCCCCCTTTCTGGTGATCTTTGGGGAGAACTTCCAGCCCTTTTACCCTTAGTGAGAATACAGCACAGCCCTTAGAAGAACGGAGTCCTTTAGCCTCCGGTTAAAGCCTCCTCCCCAGGACGTGTCTGGGCAGCTACCCCAAGTTCACAGCGAGGAGTCGGGTGAGGACCTGGGTCCTACAAGTCCCCGTGTGTAAATCCTGAGTTCCAGCTGCAAACATCTCCACAGTCTCCCCAAACCAACCTGAAAGGCTCCGACTCGTGCACATCGAGGGCCGCCCCTCGTATCCTGCCTTCTTTGAGGGCTTGGGCTAAGGCTTTCTCATCCACCAGTCCGCCGCGGGCCGCGTTCACTAGGAAGGCGCCTTGCCTCAtctggggggtgggagggcggGAGAGAAGCTGGTGAGCAGATGCTGCCCCCTCGGGAGGTGCCGGTACCGAGCTTTCAGGAGGAAAGTGGGGCTGCAGTGGAGGTTGGTGAGTCCACGGACATTTCCCATTTCCCCTTTCATCCTGAGAGAAGTTCTCCAGTGTCTGTCTCCATTTACCTGCTTTATGGTGAAGTCATTGATGAGGTGGTGGTTATGTTCATTGAGATTGCAGTGCAGGGAGACGCAGTCGCTCTGGTACAGTAAGTCCTGCAGGGTATAGACCCTCTGCACGCCCAGGGACCGCTCCGTCCCATCCTGCAAGTAGGGGTCATAAAATAGGACGCTGAATCCAAAGGCCTTGGCTCGAACGGCAACCGCCTGCCCTGTGCGACCTGTGCGGAAAGAGAGCGTCCCGGTGAGTGAGGCCGGTCCCTCCTGCCGCTCCTCGTTGCCAGACTGGGGGGCCTTGCGGGGTGCGCCCCATCTCTGCTGCCTGCGTTATTTCTGGGACCGGGAACCGGGGCTGGCCGTGCCTGCTGGCAGTGGGACCCAAGCAGTGGTGGCTGCTGGAGGAATCGAACACCCAAGGTTTGGCAATGCCACGCCAGCACTTCTTCCTGGGTCACTTGGGCAGAAGCCCGGCCAGCTCCCTGGGTGAGCAATGCAATGCTTATCAACTGGGCTTACTCACAGATGTTGCTTTTTTTCAAAAGTCATTATTATGCACATTTTCAAACATAAACATAAGCAGAGCTAACAACCTAGTGGCCCCCACGTGCCTGTCTCCTGACCACCAGCATCCTCTCCCCTTGTGTTTATCTTTCCCTCCTCGTTTGCTTACGCAGCAGCTTTCTTAAGCTGAGCGTCATCTCCTCATCGCTCTCAGTGTCACACAGGGACTGTTTTATGTAATTACCACTAGGTGTGTTTGCTCATGAAGGGGGTTAAAATGAGACTGATCACTGCACTCTGGCCTGAGTGCTCATCGCCATGGGGAACCGGTCTGGTGGGGCTGAGAGCTTGTGAGGAGCGCAGGCCGGACCCTCTGGCAAGTCAGCGACATCACCTAACAGGACGCGAAGGCTTCCTTGACTCCCACTGACCCCCCAGGGATGGAGCTTCTTTACTTCCCAGAGCAGTTTTCAGCTTAAACACAAAACGGTGTGAATGACGCTTGAAGGGGCTGACGGTTCGGGGACAGCACAGAAGAGATCCTGGTGGGAAGACCACCGCTCCACTGTGTAGGGGGGTAAGGGGACAGGGAGGCCCCCCCAGAGGGCGGTGGACGGTGGACTGGCTCCCCCTCCAGCGGGACCGTCGTCTCAACGGGCAGCACTGGGAACAGCGGCCGTGCTTTGGAGGCGAAGCTTTCTGAAGGCCCTTCAAGAGGGACAGCCGCAGGGGTCACCAGGATACCCCCATGTCAGCCCTCCCCAGGGTCACCACTTACGCTGAAGCAGGAACTACAGCCACACGCGGCAGAGGAGCTGGCGTGACAGGCCGGGAAGAACAAGGGTGACGTAAAGACTCTCCCCTGATGAACCTGATGCACGGACACCGACCCACCACGCGGCTGCCGGGAGCTCACACCCAACCCTGCTTCATGGATCCTCGGCCGCCACCCCCCGACCCCGCCCCGCGTCCTGACGCTTTAAGGGGAGATGGGGTCTGGGTGGCGGCTCCAGGGGCTGAGGGTCACGGCCAGTTTCACCGTTACGTCTCACGGCTCTGCTGCTCGCAAATTCACAGACCCTCATCTTTCCACCAGGGGGTTTTCCTGACTAAACTGTACAATACCTGGTGATGAATTCTCTGACTGACTTGGTCAAAACCCAGTCTCAGAGAGAGCCCAACTGTCTTGGCCTTAGTgtgcacgtgtacacacacatacacgttgTCACCGACGGCAGGCTTTCCCTCAGACGTTCATGCTCGTCCCCAACCTGGAGGCTGGCCTTGAGCACTGTCCTCAGGCCAGCCCGGGCCGGGGTCAAGCTCGGGACAGCCCGTCCAGGCCCCCACGTGGTGGCATGAACTGGGTTTGGCGGCACCCACTCCACACTCGGGGGGCCTGCTGCCGCAGCTGGGCAGAGTCTTAGGCAAGTGGGTGCTTCCAGCTCCGGACGGCGGGCAGCAGGGGGGCGAGGCTGCCCATGACCAAGCCCCCTCCTGTCTCGAGTCCGCCTGCAGTTCTGGGAAGCTACAGAGAGACCAGCAGAGTCAGCAGGGAGAAACAGTGTGTATGGGCCACTATGACCGGCAGGGGGGCTTGGTTTACAGCCTGGAGCAGGCGGGCTGGCATCACAAGACTGGCCTTCAGAAGGCTGATGGGGAAGGATACAGTGTGAGAAACAACCCCTCTAAAAACCTGCTGTGATGCCTGGAGTCAGAAGCCATGGAAACAAGTGTTCTTCCACGTGGCCGGGCCACTCACATGGTGAGGCTCTTAATGGTGGCCAGCCAGAGCCCACCCGGGGCCCATTCACCAGCTTGAGAACGCATGATGGTCTAAGAACCAGCTCcaagacccacctcctagagcgGCAGGAAGCCCTGCGGCACCAGCAGAGGGTGCTGCGGCTCAGCGCCAGCATTTCTTAGCCCTTTTCTGTCTTCCACTCAAGAAAAAATGAAGCTGGGCTCTTGTAACAAGTTTACCTCCTGAGACAGTGGTCGATCACCCCTGACACCTGGGCTCTTAGACTGAAGACCCGGGTGCGGGAAAGATGTGCGTTCCTGGAAGATGCTCCCTCTCCCTGTTGAAGCTGGCACCATGGCCATCCCAGGGGTCCTGTTATTCAGACACACACAGCCTTCAGGGCTGAGGGCCAGCTTGGGGGAACCTTCTGGAAGCCAAGCCCTGCAGTCAGGACCGACCCCACGGGCTTCTCATGCCTCCTTTGAGTTCTAAGGGGGAGCTGCTGTGTATCACTCATCCCCAATGtacagatgggaagactgaggcagagagaggtccAGTCCTGGAAGATCTTTGAGATAGAGTTCTTGACCTTCCCTCCAAGGTCACAGAACCAGAAGGAGCAGGGTTGacgagcagcagcagcaagccagAGCCCCCTCCTGTTTGACTTGGGCCCCTGTGCTACCTACAGCCAGGCAGTCCGGCTGCTCTCCACCCagtgtgccccccgcccccagcttccCACCCGCTAACCCACCCCAGGCCCGCCCAGAGCGGCCACCTGGGTCTCACGATTCCCCTGGTGAGTCTTCCAAGCTGATGATCTGACCTGGCTGTAAATCCTTCAGagactccttgctcccacccCCGCCTGGCACCTCCGGGTGCCCAGCCCACTGCCTAGGTTTCCACCTGGGCACCAGCTGCCATGCGTGCCCCTGCCCTTCACCCTCTGCTCCCTGGGGCGGTCAGGGAGCATGGCCCCTCCCTGGGGACGCCCTCCTGCCGcctcctccctttccccacaCCCATTAGGCCCCATCTTCCAGAAGCAGCCCCCATCTTCCCTGGGAGTCAGCTCCTGAGCCAGCCTTGACCGCTGACCTCCGAGCCCAGGCAGCCACGGCCCTCCTCTGGCCCAAGAGGGCCTCCTACAGCTGCGGTGAAGCCTCCCAGAGGGTCCCTGCAGCCGCCCCCCCGGGCGGTGGGCGGGGCGCACGTACCGAAGCCAATGAGGCCCAGCGTCTCCCCGCGGATGCGCGCGGCCCCCGAGGCGACCTCCCGGATCTGCTCGACGCTCTGCACCCGCGTGCCTTCCCGCAGTGCCTGGTACAGCCAGGTGTTCCGCCGGTACAGGTTAAGGATGTGGCAGATGGTCGAGTCCGCCGTCTCCTCCACCGCCGCGGACGGGATGTTGCACACGGCGATCCCTGGGAAAGAGAAGGCCAGGCGCGCGGATCAGAGCCCCGCGTTCCGTGGGGAAGCGCCAGGGCTCCCAGGCCACCCAGGGTGGCAGCATTGGCCAGTGCAAGCCACTCAGTGCGCGTGTCGCCCCCGCGGGTCAGGTTCTCCAAGACGACACAGACCCTCTGGCTCTGAGGCCCAGGGGTCTCCAGCCGAACGGCCATCCCAGGAGGATTGCTGTCCAGGGCCTGGCTCACCACCTCCCGCCCACCCAGTGCTTCCAGACCCACCTCTCTGCGAAGTGAGCAGCAGGCCAGCTCTGACCACCCCCCACGTC
Above is a genomic segment from Dama dama isolate Ldn47 chromosome 15, ASM3311817v1, whole genome shotgun sequence containing:
- the CTBP2 gene encoding C-terminal-binding protein 2 isoform X1; this translates as MALVDKHKVKRQRLDRICEGIRPQIMNGPLHPRPLVALLDGRDCTVEMPILKDLATVAFCDAQSTQEIHEKVLNEAVGAMMYHTITLTREDLEKFKALRVIVRIGSGYDNVDIKAAGELGIAVCNIPSAAVEETADSTICHILNLYRRNTWLYQALREGTRVQSVEQIREVASGAARIRGETLGLIGFGRTGQAVAVRAKAFGFSVLFYDPYLQDGTERSLGVQRVYTLQDLLYQSDCVSLHCNLNEHNHHLINDFTIKQMRQGAFLVNAARGGLVDEKALAQALKEGRIRGAALDVHESEPFSFAQGPLKDAPNLICTPHTAWYSEQASLEMREAAATEIRRAITGRIPESLRNCVNKEFFVTTAPWSVIDQQAIHPELNGATYRYPPGIVGVAPGGLPAAMEGIIPGGIPVTHNLPTVAHPSQAPSPNQPTKHGDNREHPNEQ
- the CTBP2 gene encoding C-terminal-binding protein 2 isoform X2, whose amino-acid sequence is MNGPLHPRPLVALLDGRDCTVEMPILKDLATVAFCDAQSTQEIHEKVLNEAVGAMMYHTITLTREDLEKFKALRVIVRIGSGYDNVDIKAAGELGIAVCNIPSAAVEETADSTICHILNLYRRNTWLYQALREGTRVQSVEQIREVASGAARIRGETLGLIGFGRTGQAVAVRAKAFGFSVLFYDPYLQDGTERSLGVQRVYTLQDLLYQSDCVSLHCNLNEHNHHLINDFTIKQMRQGAFLVNAARGGLVDEKALAQALKEGRIRGAALDVHESEPFSFAQGPLKDAPNLICTPHTAWYSEQASLEMREAAATEIRRAITGRIPESLRNCVNKEFFVTTAPWSVIDQQAIHPELNGATYRYPPGIVGVAPGGLPAAMEGIIPGGIPVTHNLPTVAHPSQAPSPNQPTKHGDNREHPNEQ